A DNA window from Stenotrophomonas sp. 57 contains the following coding sequences:
- the murC gene encoding UDP-N-acetylmuramate--L-alanine ligase — MIRRLHDTNDLVRAFPRVHFVGIGGTGMSGIAEVMLTLGYEVSGSDNADNVATRRLASLGARIMRGHSAANVLGTDCVVVSSAIRDDNPELMEARSQRIPIMPRAAMLAELMRFRRGIAVAGTHGKTTTTSLTAAVLSEGGLDPTFVIGGQLLAAGANAKLGGGQWLVAEADESDGSFLRLNPLMSIITNIDADHLENYGNDFARVQAAFAEFLQRLPFYGLAVLCIDDPEVAALAAKTPRHVMSYGMSPQADVRAENVVQEGSRMRFTLRLPQGTSQEVVLALPGRHNVLNALAAAAVGWQLGVAPDAIACALESFAGVGRRFNDLGEVTTASGAKVRIIDDYGHHPSELEAVFAAARGGWADKRLVVAFQPHRYSRTRDQFDKFAAVLSSVDALVLSEVYPAGEEPIAGADSHALARAIRARGRSEPVVVGKAAELASVLPDVLQDGDLLLMMGAGDIGAVASHIAVEGFKAEGEA; from the coding sequence ATGATCCGTCGCCTGCACGACACCAACGACCTGGTGCGCGCCTTCCCGCGCGTGCATTTCGTCGGCATCGGCGGCACCGGCATGAGCGGTATCGCCGAAGTGATGCTGACGCTGGGCTATGAAGTGTCCGGCTCGGACAACGCCGACAACGTGGCGACCCGTCGCCTGGCCAGCCTGGGTGCGCGCATCATGCGCGGCCACTCCGCGGCCAACGTGCTGGGCACCGACTGCGTGGTGGTCTCCAGTGCCATCCGCGACGACAACCCGGAACTGATGGAGGCGCGCAGCCAGCGCATTCCGATCATGCCGCGTGCGGCGATGCTGGCCGAGCTGATGCGCTTCCGCCGCGGCATCGCGGTGGCCGGTACCCATGGCAAGACCACCACCACCAGCCTGACCGCGGCGGTGCTGAGCGAAGGTGGCCTGGACCCGACCTTCGTGATCGGTGGCCAGCTGCTGGCCGCCGGTGCCAACGCCAAGCTGGGTGGTGGGCAGTGGCTGGTGGCCGAGGCCGATGAAAGCGATGGCAGCTTCCTGCGCCTGAACCCGCTGATGTCGATCATCACCAACATTGATGCGGATCACCTGGAGAACTACGGCAACGACTTTGCCCGCGTGCAGGCGGCGTTCGCCGAGTTCCTGCAGCGCCTGCCGTTCTACGGCCTGGCGGTGCTGTGCATCGACGACCCGGAAGTGGCCGCGCTGGCGGCGAAGACCCCGCGCCACGTGATGAGCTACGGCATGAGCCCGCAGGCCGACGTGCGTGCCGAGAACGTGGTGCAGGAAGGGTCGCGCATGCGCTTCACCCTGCGCCTGCCGCAGGGCACCAGCCAGGAAGTGGTGCTGGCGCTGCCGGGCAGGCACAACGTGCTCAACGCGCTGGCCGCTGCGGCGGTGGGCTGGCAGCTGGGCGTGGCTCCGGACGCGATCGCATGCGCGCTGGAAAGTTTCGCCGGCGTTGGCCGTCGCTTCAACGATCTGGGCGAGGTGACCACCGCCAGCGGTGCCAAGGTCCGCATCATTGACGACTACGGCCATCACCCGAGCGAGCTGGAGGCTGTGTTTGCCGCCGCCCGCGGTGGCTGGGCCGACAAGCGCCTGGTGGTGGCCTTCCAGCCGCACCGCTACAGCCGTACCCGCGATCAGTTCGACAAGTTCGCTGCCGTGCTGTCCAGCGTCGACGCGCTGGTGCTGAGCGAGGTCTACCCGGCCGGTGAGGAGCCGATTGCCGGTGCCGATTCGCACGCGCTGGCCCGTGCCATCCGTGCGCGCGGCCGCAGCGAGCCGGTGGTGGTGGGCAAGGCCGCCGAACTGGCCAGCGTGCTGCCCGACGTGCTGCAGGACGGTGATCTGCTGCTGATGATGGGGGCGGGCGACATTGGCGCCGTCGCGAGCCATATCGCCGTGGAAGGTTTCAAGGCGGAGGGTGAAGCGTGA
- a CDS encoding D-alanine--D-alanine ligase: MSTLTFPPLRVTDPAVFGRVAVLLGGSSSEREVSLDSGRNVLEALQSRGVDAFAVDGIPALAKALAAGGIDRVFNILHGHNGGGEDGIVQGLMDAFGVPYTGSDVLGSALSMDKIRTKQVWLSLGLPTPQYRKVDASNVHALAAELGLPVVVKPANEGSSVGISRVTDEAGLDEAVALAARYDGQLLMEQMVVGDELTVAILGDVALPSIRIVPKGQWYDYNAKYIAEDTQYLCPGLDGADEDEIRRIALAAFRAAGCRGWGRVDVMRDRSSGRFFLLEVNTAPGMTSHSLVPKAAGQAGINFEELVWRVLEQTLEASHA, translated from the coding sequence GTGAGTACGCTGACGTTCCCGCCGCTGCGCGTGACCGACCCGGCCGTGTTCGGCCGCGTCGCCGTGCTGCTCGGTGGCAGCTCCAGCGAGCGCGAAGTGTCGCTGGATTCGGGCCGCAACGTACTCGAAGCCCTGCAGTCGCGCGGCGTCGATGCGTTCGCGGTGGATGGCATCCCGGCGCTGGCCAAGGCCCTGGCCGCCGGTGGCATCGACCGCGTGTTCAACATCCTGCACGGCCACAACGGTGGCGGTGAGGACGGCATCGTGCAAGGCCTGATGGATGCCTTCGGCGTGCCGTACACCGGTTCGGACGTGCTGGGTTCGGCGCTGAGCATGGACAAGATCCGCACCAAGCAGGTGTGGCTGTCGCTGGGCCTGCCGACCCCGCAGTACCGGAAGGTCGACGCGTCGAACGTGCATGCGCTGGCGGCCGAACTGGGCCTGCCGGTGGTGGTGAAGCCGGCCAATGAAGGGTCCAGCGTGGGCATCAGCCGGGTCACCGACGAGGCCGGCCTGGATGAGGCCGTGGCGCTGGCCGCACGCTACGACGGCCAGCTGCTGATGGAGCAGATGGTGGTCGGCGACGAACTGACCGTGGCCATCCTCGGTGACGTCGCGCTGCCGTCGATCCGCATCGTGCCCAAGGGACAGTGGTACGACTACAACGCCAAGTATATCGCCGAGGACACCCAGTACCTGTGCCCGGGCCTGGACGGTGCCGACGAGGACGAGATCCGCCGCATCGCGCTGGCCGCGTTCCGTGCCGCCGGTTGCCGTGGCTGGGGCCGCGTGGATGTCATGCGTGACCGCAGCAGCGGCCGCTTCTTCCTGCTGGAAGTGAACACCGCGCCGGGCATGACCAGCCACTCGCTGGTGCCCAAGGCGGCCGGGCAGGCCGGCATCAACTTTGAAGAGCTGGTGTGGCGCGTGCTGGAACAGACCCTGGAGGCCTCGCACGCATGA